The nucleotide window TTCAAATGGTTGGCATACAGCTTGGACGTTTCATCTGTAAAACGTGAAGAATTGTCATCCACGATTGACAGAGATGGTGCCCTTTATTTTTTGGTTTTGGTAGGCCTAATTTGGTGTTTGAGGGTATTAAAAATGGAACCGTTgttcaaaataaaaacaaatgaaaGCAGTTCCCAAACCATGTTAGATGTTTTGAATGTGGCGAGATAAAGAGGAAGTGATGCGTACGTGTTGTGAGCAGGGCTTCGCTCCAGGTGGGAAGGCGAAGGGGAGGTGTAGGGTTCTGTGGGGAGGAACCATCTTTTTTTTTCAGGATTGTGTTCAGCCAGTGGGCAGTGACACAGCGTCTCCCCTCCCGTAGGGCCTGAGGTACAGCAACAAGAGAGATGACCTTTAAAACCTAATataacggacacacacacactagagtccTGCACGGGTCCGTTTTTTTGGAGACACATCTGCCCCGGCCACATCAATTCCGAGCCCCACCCAATATACCCTACATCAGGACTGATTTTTCTCATAACCCGACACACCCGCATAGAATAGTTCTGAGAGCCGATCCATGACCCGCCaaataacatatataatatataataatatataataataacatatataataataaaaatgGTTCATTAATTGAATAGAAGGCTGTTATTCCCCTTCCCTGGCCCGTATGAATTCATTTGTCTGCATGTCTATTCAACATTTGGATAAAAGGGAACCATGCCATGAATTAAGaacaatatatttttattttcacaATGAGATCCGGCACACAGACGACTCATATCCCTCTAAAAAAAATTAATCTAATTAGCCTTCTTAGCTGACATAACGAAACCTTTACATTCAACATTGTTTAAATAATAAAATAGTTTAATTGAAACTTAAACAATTCCCAGAATCTAATATAGgatgcaaaaatatatatatttagtaggTTATACTCACAACTTTTACCAGGCACACTGGTTTAAACTTGATATGGCCTGTGTAAATCAGTGATTCCCAAACTGTGGGGTCCCCCACCAATTTTTTTTACTCAGTCCGGCATTAAACTAACTCTTGAAAGTTGTCATAGTAGAAAGCACAAAGAGCAATTtcgaaattgggtagtgcatcatcagtttctcttgtcatgtcagtcattacTTACTTTAGAGAGCCAtgtataacttgtcagaaatgtacatatCAACTAGCtcatgtcagctaatgtttttttttctctttcgTTGCCAAATAAATATTGTTGTAATTTTGTTCTCACtcaggggcggcagcgtagcctagtggttagagcgttggactagtaaccggaaagttgcgagttcaaacccccgagctgacaaggtcgttctgcctctgaacaggcagttaacccactgttcccaggccgtcattgaaaataagaatatgttcttaactgacttgcctggttaaataaataaatatatatatatcaaatgaACACACATGGTAAAATGTAAAgaattgcagttttaaagcaaattatatttgcaccccatgacaaaatgtgtagaattgcaggaaataagcacAGAATGTTCCCTAATGCTGGAAGGtgtgaaaaagtttgggaacccctggtcTAAATTAACAAAAGCCTGAATTAATGTGCTAATAAACTGAATTAGCCTATTGTAAAGAAATACCTGCTTGCACTTTTTGCAGGCGGTGTATCCATCTACCAGATTGTTGTTCTTGTTCACAATGATCCATCCAAACCAAACCAGGGATTTCACCCGCACAGCGCCTATTTTCCCAATTCTGAATTTCATAACCTTTTTATTCTCTGGTTACGTTTGCCCTTTTCATGCGAGCTAGACTATCAATGGAAAGTAGGCCTAAACTTGGCAATGTATTCTCacatggggggggggtgaaacatAAGTTTCAACACCACACAAATAATGGACAGTTCCACTGCATGCATGGCTAGTAGCCTATAAGTCTGCCTCACCACTCACAGAATGGAACTCACAACCCAATGCAACATAACAAGCTCCTGGGTTTGTAAAAAAAATAGAATCTTGATTTAAAATGTTTCTGACCCGCAGAATAATTGTTCTGAACCATGAGCCGACCCGCGGGTTGAAATAATGCTTTcatttagaggtcgaccgattaaaatcggaatggccgattaattagggccgatttcaagttttcataacaatcggtaatcagcatttttggacaccgatcatggccgattacattgcactccacgaggagactgcgtggcaggctgactacctgttatgcgagtgcagcaaggagccaaagtaaggtgctagctagcattaaacatatcttataaaaaacaatcaaacataatcactagttaactacacatggttgatgatattactagtttatctagcgtatcctgcgttgcatataatcgttGCAGTGCccgttaatttatcattgaatcatagcctacttcgccaaatgggTGATTTAACACACGCATTCGCAAAAAAAGCACTgttgttgcaccaatgtgtacctaaccataaacatcaacgcctttcttattcccaggtaagaagttttaggttgaggttattataggactatttctctctatacaatttgtatttcatatacctttgactattggatgttcttataggcactatagtactgccagtgtaacagtatagctttatgtcataattatgcaaaattctggcaaattagttcgcaacgagccaggcggcccaaactgttgcatataccttgactcgcgtgcaatgaacgcaagaaaattgacacaatttccctagtttaatattgcctggtAATATGAATTTATTTAAACTAAATATTAagttttaaaatatatacttctgtgcattgattttaagaaaggcattgatgtttatggttaggtaaatTCATGCAACGATTATACTTTTTTTcccgcaaatgcgcttttgttaaatcatcccccgtttagcgaagttggctgtctttgttaggaagaaatagtcttcacagttCGTattgagccaggcagcccaaactgctgtATATACCccgactctgttgcacagaacgcaagagaagtgacaatttccctagttaaaataaattaatgttagcaggcaatattaactaaatatgcaggtttaaaaatatatacttgtgtattaggaatattgaagactcatgttaaaaggaaccaccagctttcaaatgttctcatgttctgagcaaggaacttaaacgttagcttttttacatggcacatattgcacttttactttctcctccaacactttgtttttgcattatttaaactaaattgaacattatttatttgaggctaaattgattttattgatgaattatattaagttaaaataaaagtgttcattcagtattgttgtaattgtatttatttgtaataatgacataaataaataaaatacatttttttaaattaattaattaaaatatatataaaaaataaaaaaatctaattattttttaaatatatatatatattttaaaccgtccgattaaatcggtatcggcttttttgggtcctccaataaatcggtatcggcgttgaaaaatcataatcggtcgatctCTACTTTCATTCCACCCGCCAGCTGTTTTTTTTGCGGGTCAACCACGGGTATCCGACCCGATGCAggactctaacacacacacacttgtccttCAAACAAGCCTTTAGCTGAGATGAAAAACTCTTTAGTGATGCTTACCTGGACATACATGCTGCTAACTTGAGTttcacagagcaggtgagtgcagcgGTTGTTGAGAGAGGAGTCCACAGTTCCACCATAGGCCTGGATAATCTGTGATTCACAAAATACAACTCAGCAATGCAAGGGGAAAAACAGTAGTTGAAAAAAATGCAGTTATAATGAATGCTGTTTGCTAAGACACAAGATAAAGATAAGTCCAAGAAAATAATgaacgttttttttttcttaCTCTCTTCCACGTGGCAAGGAGCTGCTTGTCTGCCATCTGCTCTGGGTAGTCAGCAACAGCAAACACACAGCCCACCAAGAAGCCATCTTCAGGAACTACAGCAGCAAACAGAACAATGTTTGGTTAGTCAAACAAATCAGAACTATAACCATTAAAAACAGCATGATGATCATTGGATGTATATCATCTGATCACGATTGTTTTCTTAATGTATTTTGATGACTTTTTGTAATGACCTGAAACTGAAATTGAAACCTCAATTCTGTCTTAGAGAACTTACTCTCTTGTCCTGGCTCGTGGCCAAACAGCTGGTGCACTTGAGGCGGCTGGAGCTGAGGCTGCAGTGAcccttgctgctgctgctgctgcggctgCTGGAGTGGCTGCTGGCTTGGATGCTGCTGCAGCGACTGCTGCTGGCTCTtcagatgctgctgctgctgttgttgctggaGCTGCTGCATGTGCTGCTGCTGCATCTGTTGCTGGAGgaaatgctgctgctgctgctgttggaggtgttgttgatggagttgctgttgctgctggttctgctgctgttgctgctgctgctgttgctgctgcagcTGTTGCTGGAGCCTGTGCTGCTGGAACTGCTGTAGCTGCTGTTGTAAagcatgctgctgctgctggagctgctgctgctgcattgGTGGCCGCAGGAGCTGCTGCGGTCGCAGTTGTTGCTGCGAGAATgcatgttgtggttgttgttgttgttgctgggtGAAGATCTGTTGTTGGTGGATCTGCTGTTGCTGTGGCTGCTGCTGGATGAACTGATGTGCTTGTTGTTGTGGCAACTGAGGAGGGAAACCTGGCTGAGGAACctgcggctgctgctgctgctgttgttgttgttgttgttgctgctggtgGTGCAACTGCATGAGTTGCTGTGGTGGGAGATGCTGCAGCATGGGGTGCTGCTGCTGTGGCAGCTGCTGAGGTGGGTGTTGTTGttgtggctgttgttgttgtggctgttgttgttgttgggggacCTGATGAGACTGCTGCTGCAGTAACTGCTGCTGTGCTTCGGCTGTGAGCTGCTGCTGACCTTGGGGCTTCGCTTGGTTGAACAGGAGTGGGTTGGGTTGGGCGTTGGGCTGGCTCTGGTTcgtttgctgctgctgctctaaTGTCTTCGTTGAGGCAGAGAGACTCTGTAGGATCTGTGGTAAGAAACCAAACAAATGTTGACATTTTATCAATGACATCAACTTTTTCAGTTGATGGCATTGCACCAATACTTTGCCGCTATGTGACCTTAATGACCTGACCTGTGTCCCATATGTACCTGGATTCCATACAGAACCAGGCTAATAATGACTCGCCATATTTTAAATTAGCATGCCCTTGTGTTCTTAGATTGATTTGGATAGATTTACTAAGAGTTTTAAAAAACTACTGGCCCGAACATAAAATTCTACTGGGCATTTACATTAttttttgcctttatttaactaggcaagccagctaagaatacattcttatttacaatgacgagtGGGTTACTGCCTtgtaattgccttgttcaggggcagaacaacagatttttaccttgtcagctcggggattcgatacagaaacctttcggttactggccctatgctctaaccactaggctacctgccaccctctctGTAACTAGAACAACAGTAGTTGCTTTGAAAACTATATTTTTCCCACAAATGCATTTTGAGCAACGGTCATATGCTTTTATGCTTATTagaatccatccctctctcctccatgagcatagagggagagggagtgagagtggctcgctcacacagCAGACGACAGCGAAACAGGGGCAGGCAGATACTTTCATATGGTTTATATTTGGTCAAATACACATAATGGTTTGAATAAATCATGGTAACAGCATTTTTTTAAGCAAGTTGTTAACCAAAAAATTATGTGACCAACTCCATAAAAAAATTGCCAAGTAAAATGGTTGCAAATGCGAGAGTTCTGGTCGCCGTTTCGAACCCTGATTTCACACCACTACTGCAAAAGAAAACAAGCAAGAAAGAAAGCCTGAGAGAACGCCAAAGAACGGTGTTCTTACGTGTGCAACGTTGGGGGGCCTTGTGGTCTGCTGGATGTCAGAGTTGTTGGTGATGTTCCGTAGTGTCCTGGCCGCTGGGCTCCAGCCTGCCatgccctctgtcctctctgccccCGGCTGGGCAGCACTGGGTACTAGGGCAGCCCGGGCTTCTGATGGCCCTGCACTGCCTGGCACAGGGGGAACACTGGCACAGAGGTTGATCAGGCCAGAGTCCTTCACTGGCTGCAGTCTGCGTTTGGGACCCAGGGGCGGCCCGGTCATCTCCGCTGGGGTCCAGTTCAGATTCCGCTCTTCCTTCTCCGTGGAAGAGTCATCCGAGTCATCAAACATGAGTTCGTCTCGTCGCTCGGCTTTGGGCGAGGTCCCTCCTCGGCCACTAGCAGGGGAGTCATCTCTTGATGAAGGGCTGGATCTCCGGGACCTGGGGCCTGGGCGCCTGCGGCCTGGAGGGCTGTAGCTGCCCTCAGAGCGCGACTCGTACTCgctttcctcatcctcctcctggtAGGTCAGCCGGGGGTGGTACAGAGCCTCGTCCTTCCTACTCTTGTCCAATGCGGAGTGTGTGATCCACTCCGGCGTGACGATTTTGATGCTGCTGTGCTTCAGGGCAACCTCATACTTTTCCTGGAAAACACAATTCACGGCGTGAATGTACAGACATAATACGTTTCAGGTGTATTCGTTTCAGGTGTGTTCTTTCTGTGTACTGCAAAAATGTGTGTTTTGGTATCATCTGACCAACATAGTACAGCTATCAAGATCTTGAGATTAATTGTTTCATTAGAATACAACCTGAAGACTGAACACAAAGACATGTTGTGTTCAGGCATTTCTCAGTGGCCAAGCAaagactagacactagacagCCTATGGGCAGGCTCTACCTCCTGGTGCCTGAGCATAAAGACAGCAGTAAAACAAGACATCCCCTTCCTGCAATAACCATCAGACATACCAGTGCCAAAGCAAGACTTATAAAATGTCCAACACAAGCAAGGCCTCAGCAGGCACCTCAATAGATCCTAAAAATAGTAACATGCAGGCATTATTTTTCAAAAGACTGTTCCAATTCACCAATTTGTCCATTTTCTCCAAAATGGGTGAACACTTTAAATCGTGTTTTCCCCCCCATATTTTCTTGTGAATCGGAAGAGCATTGGAATAATTTTACATTAGAAAAACACAAACACCACACAAGAATGACAAAACTTAATATGGCAAGAATAGTACTGAAAAAATAATTACCCCTTTTGGCTCTGGAACAATCAGGTGAGTACATTTCTTGTTTAGGTTGAGTTGACAGTCACCACCATAAAAAGTGATCAAGGCCCAAAGAGTGTTCAGATCTTCTGGTAGCTAAACAAACAAATGCATGAGAAAGATCTTAACATGATATAAAATACGTATCCTAATAAATCCATAAAACAATATATACGTAAAGGTACATACTTTAGGTAGACATGCCGTGACACCGAAGAATATTTGTCCTGACTCTGGGGAGAAACCGGTAACTCTGAATTATCTTATGTTAAGAAAGTCATTCAACTCAAATGTTCAGCTAAAGTGTTACCGTTAAAATATAATTCACAACCATCAATCAATTGTTCATGAAATTCATTTCTATGAAAAGATACGGTAGCAGGTCTCCACATCTGACGGACAAAGTCACCCAAGACGGCTGAAAAACAAGGAAAACAGAGTTTTAAACAGTTTAACGTTTTCCCTTCACACCACCAAGGCTCCAGGTTTTTTTGTGAATTGTCTACATAAAGGGATATACAGGtacctgccaaaataaaggaaacacttgagtaaatgagggataaagtatattgaaagcaggtgtttccacacaggtgtggttcctgagaaATAACCCATTAACAGCATATCATGCTTAGGGTAGGGTAATGTATacaaatgcccagttgcccattattttggatgCCATAGCATCACAgtgacagtggtgtaaagtacttcagtaaaaatactttaaagtattacttaagtaggttttgggggtatctgtacattactattcatatttttgacaacttttacttcactacattcctaaagaacaCTCTTTGGGCcttgagagactgaaaaacagcttatatctcaaggccatcagactgttaaacagccaccactaacattgagtggctgctgccaacacactgtcattgacactgacccaactccagccattttaataatgggaattgatgggaaatgatgtaaatatatcactagccactttaaacaatgctaccttatataatgttacttaccctacattattcatctcatatgcatatgtatatactgtactctacatcatcgactgcatccttatgtaacacttgtatcactagccactttaactatgccactttgtttactttgtctacacactcatctcatatgtatatactgtactcgataccatctactgtatgctgctctgtaccatcactcattcatatatccttatgtacatgttccttatccccttacactgtgtataagacagtagttttagaattgttagttagattacttgttggttatcactgcattgtcggaactagaagcacaagcatttcgctacactcgcattaacatctgctaaccatgtgtatgtgacaaataaattttgatttgatttgatttgaaaatgatgtactttcccaccaccatcaacaaaaaaacctggggtgtaatcattagccaAACAGTTGCAAAACATAActaaaacgagagtttctattggacaaattcaggtcgGTCCCTCCCCGTTTCATTCCATTGACTTGTTAAAGAAACGTTTTGCAACCGAATCTGCATAATAAATACGccccaaattatggaatttcttgtgggAAAATGATGTTGTGTCCCTCCAATAtacttccagacacttgtagaatctatgccaaggctcattgaagctgttctggcaggtTGTGGTGGTCCAACGCACAATTAAAACATGTTATGTtggcgtttcctttattttggcagttatccATGTATAATTCACACCCTTACCTTGACAACTGGAAGGTCAAAGACCTCTCGTGACTCCCCAACCTCTGGGTTATCTCCATCCTCTGCTATAATGTGTGTAGCCAAGGCATTGTATGAGACCTCCTTGCCTTTCCCTGCTTTCAGCAGCTGGACAACCTAAAGTGCACATGAAATcacatcattacattacatttaagtcatttagcagacgctcttatccagagcgacttacatcaaTGAAGtaaaacagaacacctggggatCGAATGAACCAGTTATATGcacatgatcaaatcaaatcgtatttgcataatacaacagtgaaattgcttacttacaagcccttaaccaacaatgcagttttacaataacaaaaaagtgttaagaaagtatttaataaaatcaacttttgtaaaaaaaaaaaaatatgacaaATTATATGATAAATGTGTACAATTCCAACCAAAGTGTGATAAGAAAAGGCAGTAGGCATCAAAGACGTTATTCATCAATCATGGGGTGGCCTGTATACTTAAGAAATTGACGTTATCAATGAGCAGTATAAGATACTGTTGattattagctagctagtaaGTGACAAGAATATGCACGGTATAGGCCAAATCTATCTCAGTGGGATTGATTATTTGAAACATAGTTTGAAGGAACAATTTGAACATGTTCGtgatgtatttaactaggcatatTCATCCTATGTACACGATAAATCAGTTTATAAACACAGGCGCGTAAATTAAAGGCATTATTTGGCAGGAAGTTGCCACTTGCATCTCTACAATGGCGGATTTGTCCTCGCATATGCGCAATGACAGGCGCACAATTCAGCAAACCGAGGATGGGCTTTCACCTCAATattattgtaacgaccctgggtttatcaATACATCTCGTTCTAGCTATGGTAATCCATACATATTAAATGCAAAACATGCCAAGTGTATATTTACTGTATTACTAGCTGCATTGCAAAATTGGATAACCAAGTCATAGGAATGCCAGAATACTGGTTGGCTAACCTGCACTCGTAGaaaactggctagctagctaagcatCCAACTGGCTACGGTCGCTAACGTCAACAAACTAACCTCATCTGGATCAATGACAACTTCATATATATTTGTAAAACGCAATGCATGTATTAGTGTATACACCAAATCTGCAAACAATACGGGTTACAAAAGTGAAATGGAAACACTGTCTGTTAGCGTTTCGCTATGCTAACCGGCTAGTGCGGTAAACGTCATTGCTTCGCTAGGTTAGCTAGCTGTATGTCAACAGTGATAGCTTTACCTTTTGGTCAATGTCCCCGACCACGTAAAATTTAACATCTTTAAAGAGATCCTCCGGGACCTTCGGTTCTTCATCCGACATTATTATCCATAAAATGCTAATCAATATATGTAAAACAAAATCACTAAAAAGTCAAAAGACATTAAAAAGTTATTCCCCTCTCAAGGCAACACTAGCGCCAAATCTCACTGAGCGCGCCTGTACCCGAGCGTGACGACAAAGGGGGTGGAACGGAATAACATTGTTTCATTTATGTATTGTTTCTCAGATATAGTGATGTATTGTGTTATACATATTTATTATATTCATTACTAAATGCATCGCCTTACATTCAACAGACCTCTACAAACATTTATCAAACAGAAATGCTACCCCACAACAATTTGAAACATGCGACGTCTATGGGAGGAGTTAAGTAATGACGCAAGGTGGAAAAGCAATGCTGAAGTGCCAAAATACTGATCAGTGCAAAGGGCAGGTACaaacgggggggggggtattttcttaACTAACTTTATTGAACGTTAAACAGGGATCTCTTTACCAGCTACAGAAAATAGCTATAATGCAGACAGATATAATAATGCAGGTAATGGGAGAAGCTTGAGGTCATTAATGAACTGTTAAAAGCTGGAGATGACCCAGGGGTCTGTGCCAGTGGCCCCCAAAAGCAAAACTGTCCTCATGTCAGGCAGCTCCTATGTTCTTAGAAGAAATGGTTCCAaatggttatttggctgtccccagaagagaactattttgggttccatgtaaagggttctacatggaacctgaaatggttcttcaaaggcttctcctatggagacagccAACAAACCGTTTTAGGTTCAAGATAGcaccctttttctaagagtgtagacagGGCTTGAAGCAGATGTTGGCCTAGTGATGATGGCCTTTAATTTAGCCTAGCAGTGGAAGAGCAGGAAAAGCGCCATATTATCAGACTGTAGCAGACACAATTGATTATTTAATGAGGCAAGTCATGCAAACAAAGACAGATCATACTGTAAGTGTGGCCATGCAGACTTTTTAAACGGTCTCTCCTCCCCATGAAAATGTATAGAAATGGTACTATATTCATGTTTATGGGTGATAACGTGTATGTTAGATTAAGGATTGTGACTGCTAACATCTACTATAGGACTGATAAAGATTCATTTTCTATCATCTTGAGATTGTAGTATGTTTTCCCCTTATGTTACAGACACATGTAATTCACCTTTTCGAAGATCTCATCTACTATGGAATTCATTCCTCCACGGTTCTTAGTTAATTGGCCTAATTGCTTCATTAATTAGAAGGTGTCAAATTGAAGTGCTATCAAAACGACCATAGCAGGGGTGTGTATGATATATCCATAGTGAATTATGGACATCAGTGTGAAAAGACCTTGACAAACTCTGAAATGCATCCAATTAAAGCCATAATTGGATCACTTCACTGACAGCTACATTACGTATGAGAATGTGGCCTTGTGACCTCAGAGTTACAATTTGACATCCTTGATCTGGAGCTTTTGACAAGGTGAAGCAGTTTGATTTAAGTCAATTTTACCCATATGAGCATATTGTCTTTCTCCCTTACAGGTATAGCATGCTCAAGAGGATTATATTAATCCAGCATGACTATCAAGGTCACCCGCGAGCACATTGGTGTAATGCCATTTAATAAATTAAGAATTGTGACCATTATGGCTATATGAGTTCATGACAGGGAGTCCATCATGAAGCCACAGCTAACAAACTGTGCCGAGGTCCTCGGAAACATTTTGGACAGAGAAAATGATTCAAATTTTGAACATTAGAAACATCTGATCCTTCATAGAGCACATAAATTTAAAACAATGTTGGGTTACTGATTCTCTGGTTCCATAGGCTACTCTCTATGAAGTACATTTGGGTGAACTTTCCATTTAATAATACACCTTATTCTGAGCCCACTGAATGTTTTTACCAGGATTCAAAATGACACACAGCATCACAAGTAGACCTTGTAgtctatttttttgtttgttattaaTTTGAATTACACTGAGACATTCATCTTCTCACTAACAGGACTGCCACCAGGCTCACCAGCAGCAACCATCCTGTATCAGTCCCTTCCCTTCTGAGGCAGCGTCCTACATAGTCCTGGTGGGGGACTGACAGTCAGCCTTCCGCCCAGAGATTTCTGGGAGCGGGGCCAACTTTTCCTCCCTGGATAGATTCCATGGTAACCATTTTGTTTCTTATCCCCAGCTGTGCCTCAGGTTGTGAAGATGATTGTGTTCCATCCAAGAATCGTGGATCACATGTAGCCTATGTTGATAATTTTGTAATGACAATTATTACTTAtattgatatatttacataacagATTGTTAGGGCAATTACCATAAACCAGTTTTTGTGTTTATCATGTTTACATGTTTAAACAAATCTGATAAGTCTTAGTTTTCTTAGATTACAGTTGGAAAAtcaactgaaataaattattttaaaagTATTCAATAAAATCCCATGTGCATCCAAAATATCCTAACCCAACTGTACCACTAGATGGAACTGTTTACACTTTCTCTAATACGGTAGTAATTTACAATCACTCAGGACAACGCAAAGAAGAGACCCCTGCTGGAAAGATACAACATTCACTATGAATTGTTTTGCCTCTGAACAGAAATTTAAGATCTTTTTTCTAAGTGAGAGCTGGGAATGAAATCACAGAAAATCACTCACACAAACATGTGCATCGTGCACACACTTCAAGGCACTTTCAAACAGTTTGTAGGGCAAATAGGTCAAACCACCAACTTTTATGGTACAGTatacctactgtactgttgaAAGTTCAATATGGGGGTAACATCAATTCAATTATGAACATATTCTCTAAAGTAATAGTGAGCAGATCATCAGGGCTATTACATTTTAATAACATTCTGTTAATTGAAAACCTGAAAATGACCTGCTGGAGCAAAAGGGAAAGAGCCAACATGTCTAATAAAATATCCCTGGGGTCCATATACAGTAGTACTTACACAGAGATTCAATCAGCAAGCTCAGATTAAAAAAGGGAGCAACACATTTTTAATTAGGGCATTGTTCCCCGAT belongs to Oncorhynchus gorbuscha isolate QuinsamMale2020 ecotype Even-year linkage group LG22, OgorEven_v1.0, whole genome shotgun sequence and includes:
- the paxip1 gene encoding LOW QUALITY PROTEIN: PAX-interacting protein 1 (The sequence of the model RefSeq protein was modified relative to this genomic sequence to represent the inferred CDS: inserted 2 bases in 1 codon); the protein is MSDEEPKVPEDLFKDVKFYVVGDIDQKVVQLLKAGKGKEVSYNALATHIIAEDGDNPEVGESREVFDLPVVKPSWVTLSVRCGDLLPVTGFSPESGQIFFGVTACLPKLPEDLNTLWALITFYGGDCQLNLNKKCTHLIVPEPKGEKYEVALKHSSIKIVTPEWITHSALDKSRKDEALYHPRLTYQEEDEESEYESRSEGSYSPPGRRRPGPRSRRSSPSSRDDSPASGRGGTSPKAERRDELMFDDSDDSSTEKEERNLNWTPAEMTGPPLGPKRRLQPVKDSGLINLCASVPPVPGSAGPSEARAALVPSAAQPGAERTEGMAGWSPAARTLRNITNNSDIQQTTRPPNVAHILQSLSASTKTLEQQQQTNQSQPNAQPNPLLFNQAKPQGQQQLTAEAQQQLLQQQSHQVPQQQQQPQQQQPQQQHPPQQLPQQQHPMLQHLPPQQLMQLHHQQQQQQQQQQQQQPQVPQPGFPPQLPQQQAHQFIQQQPQQQQIHQQQIFTQQQQQQPQHAFSQQQLRPQQLLRPPMQQQQLQQQQHALQQQLQQFQQHRLQQQLQQQQQQQQQQQNQQQQQLHQQHLQQQQQQHFLQQQMQQQHMQQLQQQQQQQHLKSQQQSLQQHPSQQPLQQPQQQQQQGSLQPQLQPPQVHQLFGHEPGQEIPEDGFLVGCVFAVADYPEQMADKQLLATWKRIIQAYGGTVDSSLNNRCTHLLCETQVSSMYVQALREGRRCVTAHWLNTILXKKKMVPPHRTLHLPFAFPPGAKPCSQHIISVTGFVDSDRDDLKLMAYLAGARYTGYLCRSNTVLICKEPSGLKYEKAKEWRIPCVNAQWLCDILLGNFEALRQIQHSRYSNFNLQEPLIPNQHLVQNLLGAWRAPVKVSPDALAALQLQQKQRQSESNSQPPNKKPRLEEIQSPTKKLPPESTPYIFFTGFEPTQVQQFMKRLHNLGGEIAESAQKCTHLVANKVTRTVKFLTAMSIVKHIVTPEWLEESWKSQKFVDEQNYMLRDAEAEVLFGFSLEESLKRAHTAPLFKGKYFYITPGICPSLITMKAIVESAGGKVLPKQPSFRKIMEHKQNKNLAEIILISCENDLHLCREYFLKNIDTHNAEFILTGVLTQNMDYESYKFT